Proteins encoded by one window of Anopheles maculipalpis chromosome 2RL, idAnoMacuDA_375_x, whole genome shotgun sequence:
- the LOC126555988 gene encoding probable peroxisomal acyl-coenzyme A oxidase 1, with protein sequence MPASTVNKDLQTERDKGSFDKNEFTLWWVGGKEKLKEKQDLETFLANDPDFHNETPIHFLSHKELYEETIRQATAIFRKVRKFHEDRGNGDPSNYMQILSGLLGNGIIRQGNPLGIHFAMFVPALLGHGSPEQQAEWLPRALKCQMLGTYAQTELGHGTFLRGLETTATYDERTQEFVLESPTLSSYKWWPGGLAHTVNYCVVMAQLFSKGKCHGIQPFIVQLRDEDTHMPMKGIVIGEIGNKLGMNGVNNGYLGFEKVRIPRKNMLMKNAKLLADGTFVKPPSQALTYGTMMFVRVIIVRDTALHLAKVATIAVRYSCVRRQSHINPDQPEVQVIDHLTQQYKLFPSIARSIVFKLTSDNLWEMYNQVTSELDQGNLERLPELHAIACCLKAVTTADAAKSVETLRMACGGHGYMTCANFYNTYGFVTAACTYEGENTVLLLQTARYLLKVWNQALKGQPLGPTVQYLNSFIQSRNNRHPWIDTVPGIVKALQTVAAGKLRLANEHIEQRKKAGYTHEEAVNLTSLELASVAEAHCRAFLVQSGYEMIEKLCQNISPSLAKVMRTIGELYAYNEALDSIGSLVRFTSISESDINRLQGKLEVALLAIRPNAVSLVDAFAIPDVLLGSPLGAYDGNVYERLYEEAQKSPLNKEPVNKSFHLYLKPFMRSSL encoded by the exons ATGCCGGCATCTACGGTGAATAAGGATCTGCAGACCGAACGGGATAAGGGTAGCTTCGATAAGAATGAGTTCACCCTCTGGTGGGTTGGTGGCAAGGaaaaattgaaggaaaagcaaGACCTAG AAACTTTTCTTGCTAATGATCCGGACTTCCACAATGAAACACCAATCCATTTTCTATCGCACAAGGAGCTGTACGAAGAAACGATACGACAAGCGACGGCCATCTTCCGCAAGGTGCGAAAATTCCATGAAGATCGCGGAAATGGCGATCCATCCAACTACAT GCAAATATTGAGTGGTTTACTGGGCAATGGAATCATTCGCCAGGGCAATCCATTGGGAATCCATTTTGCCATGTTTGTGCCGGCTTTGCTTGGTCATGGTTCACCGGAGCAGCAAGCCGAATGGTTACCTCGTGCCCTAAAATGCCAAATGCTGGGAACGTACGCACAGACCGAGCTTGGTCACGGTACGTTCCTGCGCGGTCTGGAAACGACAGCTACCTACGATGAGCGTACGCAAGAGTTTGTGTTGGAAAGTCCAACGCTTAGCTCCTACAAATGGTGGCCAGGAGGAT TGGCACATACGGTCAATTACTGTGTGGTAATGGCGCAGCTTTTCTCCAAGGGAAAATGTCACGGTATTCAACCGTTCATTGTGCAGCTGCGTGATGAGGACACGCACATGCCAATGAAGGGTATCGTAATAGGTGAAATTGGTAACAAGTTGGGCATGAATGGAGTGAACAACGGTTATCTTGGGTTTGAAAAAGTGAGAATTCCACGCAAAAACATGCTGATGAAGAACGCAAAGCTGCTGGCAGACGGTACATTTGTGAAGCCACCATCGCAAGCCCTCACCTATGGTACGATGATGTTTGTGCGTGTAATAATCGTACGCGATACTGCCTTACATTTGGCAAAGGTGGCTACCATTGCCGTGCGGTATTCGTGCGTCCGTCGTCAAAGTCACATTAACCCGGA CCAACCGGAAGTGCAAGTGATCGATCATTTGACGCAACAGTACAAGCTGTTCCCTTCAATTGCGAGAAGTATCGTTTTCAAACTAACATCGGACAACCTGTGGGAAATGTACAATCAGGTCACGTCGGAATTGGATCAGGGTAATCTGGAGCGTCTTCCTGAGCTGCACGCTATTGCGTGTTGTCTGAAAGCGGTCACCACGGCCGATGCCGCCAAGAGCGTAGAAACACTGCGTATGGCTTGTGGTGGGCATGGATATATGACGTGCGCCAACTTCTACAACACGTATGGTTTCGTAACGGCCGCCTGTACGTATGAGGGTGAAAATACGGTTCTACTGCTACAGACTGCTCG ATATCTTCTAAAGGTGTGGAATCAGGCGCTCAAGGGACAACCGCTTGGTCCGACGGTGCAATATTTGAACAGCTTCATCCAGAGTCGCAACAATCGCCATCCCTGGATCGATACTGTTCCCGGCATTGTAAAGGCATTGCAAACCGTTGCTGCTGG CAAACTGCGTCTAGCAAACGAGCACATCGAGCAACGCAAAAAGGCAGGTTACACGCATGAGGAAGCGGTCAATCTTACCTCCCTGGAGCTGGCAAGCGTTGCCGAAGCTCATTGTCGTGCCTTTTTGGTACAGTCCGGCTATGAGATGATTGAGAAACTTTGCCAAAACATTTCTCCTTCCCTGGCAAAGGTGATGCGAACGATTGGTGAGCTGTATGCGTACAACGAAGCACTTGACTCGATCGGCAGCCTTGTTCGG TTCACATCCATCAGCGAAAGTGACATTAATCGATTGCAGGGAAAACTGGAAGTGGCCCTTTTAGCCATTCGACCCAATGCAGTAAGTCTGGTCGATGCATTCGCTATACCGGACGTTTTGCTAGGATCGCCTCTCGGTGCTTACGATGGCAACGTGTACGAGCGACTCTATGAAGAGGCTCAGAAAAGCCCGCTCAATAAG GAGCCGGTTAACAAATCATTCCATCTGTATCTGAAACCGTTCATGCGTTCGAGCTTGTAA